A segment of the Catenovulum adriaticum genome:
AGTGCACTAATTTGTTGTGCATTCTCAGCTTAGCGATTATTGCTAATGAAACAGGTGTAGCCCCCCAATCATCTGGGTCTGCTCGTGGCCAAAAATGGAGCTCGTCTGGTTGATTATTCCCATCAGCGCTGATTGCTATTCGATTATTTTTGTAGTTCCAACCAGCCGAAAACGCACTGGTCGTTATTAAAAATAACATCATTGTTAATAAAATTTTCATTGCTTAAACCTTACCTTACAGTGAATAACATAACCACTATGGCTATTTTGTTTGCATTTAGTATACACATGTAAATTTACCTTTTCATTAATGAATCGTTGAGGTGTCCTAAATTAGGATAATAAGTGCAATTTCTTAGATTAAGTGGCCAGCTGTTATAATTCGGCCATTTTCTCGCCAAAGGAAATTGCTTTAATGAACTATAAACAGCTGACACAAGAAGAACGATATCAGATTTACGCTTTAAAGAAAGCAGGAATGAATCAAAAAGAAATAGCCGACGAGTTAACTCGTTCGCCCTCATCTATTTCGAGGTAAAGTTTTTTATTTAAGTGCAATTAATTAGTCGTATTGTAGTCACCAAGAGATCAATTGAGGATATTAAATGATCAGTAAATAAGACACTAATTATAGCACCAAAATTTTCATTTCTCGCCAATAAAAATACTTTTTAATTTTAGACACTACCGAATCTTTCAATCTGCGTAAATTATAAATATTACTTATTATATAATGGGTTAACATAAATTATTCGCGTTAAGTAAGCATTTTAGCCTTCTGAGTTTAGATTGTAAAAAGGCTAATTAGTTTTAAATATATCACACATAAAAAACATTTAATTAACAAAAGCATTGCAACTGATTACTTTTAATGCTTATATTGTATGTGATTTTTTTGATTTAAATATAAATTAAAGACGGTAACTACAATAAAGAGGTATTCAATGAAGACAACCTTAGCGCGTACACATGTAAAACTAGGTATCACAATAGCAATGTCATTATTGGCAAGCCAGCTTGCTTATGCAGCCACACAAGCAACAATTGATTTAAAAACACAAAAATTTATTGGAGGAATATCAGATTTAGACAGAGGTAAGTATTTTAATATTCATATGACGCCTTTAGAAAACAAAGTCACTCAAGCTGAATTAAACTATTTAGTAAACGATTTAAACGTTGGATTTGGTCGTCAATTTTGGAGTCCGTTTTCAGTACATAGCGGTGATGCGCCTTATCCTTCAGCTGCCAGTGCGCAGTCAGCAGGGTCAAATAATATTAGCTCAATTAAAAACCATGCTAGTTATCCATATTATTCGAAAAATATGATAGTGACTGAGCATCCTAATAAAATTTTTGTTTTTAACGAAGATCCTAATTTAGGCGCTGAATGGGCGGCAAATTATTTCAAACATTATTTTGATAATCAGACAAGACCTAAGTTTTACGAGCCGATTAACGAACCTTTTGTTCATGCGGGCGAATTTAACTCTGATCAAGCAGCCGTTCGAACTCAAATGACCGAGCTATTTAAAGCAATAGGGCAAAAATTTGATCAACAAAATATCGATACAAAAGTGATTGGATATTCCAGTGCGTGGCCATCAATGGAGCTATGGGATTTTGGGCATTTTAACGGCCGAATGAAAATGTTTATGGATGAAGCTGGGCCTTATATCGATTCGTTTTCAGTTCACCCTTATGATGGAATAAATGTAACTGGAGCAAGCAATGAGCGCTCTGGGAGTAATTTAGAATCGATTTTAGATTTATTAGAAACATACAGTTATGTTAAGTGGGACACAGTTAAACCTGTCACCATAAGCGAATACGGTGGTATTGAAGAAGGATATGGTAATACATATTCTGATATTCGTTCGGCGCAGTCTCTCGCGTCACAAAATAAAATGTTAATGCAGCTATTAAATCGTCAAGATCGTTTGTTAACCTCTATTCCATTTAATACAGGTAAGGCTGCCTGGCACTATAATGCGGCTAATAACTGGAATCCATATGGTGCTGCCGTTTTACGCCCAGATCCAAATAGCATAGTAAATGGCGAGCCAACTAATTTCTTTTGGACCAAACGGGTAGACTTTTATCGTTTATGGTCTAACGTGAAAGGCAAGCGGGTAAAAGTTGAATCAAACAATCCGGATATACAGCTAAATGCATTTGTCGATGGTAATAAAGCTTATGTAGCAATAAATACCTTAGCTGATTATTGGGAAACAGTTAATTTAGATTTTGCGAACAGCCTTGGCAATATAACTAACGTGCGTAAAAAGCGTTTAGTTGTACGTAAAAATGCTGCTCCAATATACCAAGACGTAAGCGCGAGTTTACCAACAAGCTATTCAATGGAGCCAGGGGAAACCATAATATTTGAGCTTACTTTTTCAAATAACATCGCCTTTGATAATACTTACAACACGGCACATTATTATGCGCCTCAACATTTAGTTGCGATTAATGCTAACCAAAGCAACAGTTTTACCTTTAACGGGGTTAATGTAGCGGCTGGCCAATCTGTTTTGCGTTTAAGTATGGGCCGTGTTCATGGTAAATCTTTTCAGCCAACCGTTACTGTAAATGGTAGCCCAGTTCAAATTAATTTAAACTGGGCTGGTGGCAGCCAAAGTTCAAGAGATGAATTTTTTGGTGTGATAGAGGTACCTGTTGATAACAGTTTATTGCAGGCTAATAACACAGTTAATATAACATTTCCCGATGCCGGTGGCCGTATAGCTTCTGTTGTATTGCAAGTTAATAACGACTCCGAAGTAGGGAGTGCAGGCATTCAACCACCATCAACTTATACAACAGTTACATTTAATAGTAGCGGTAAATGTTTAGACAATACTGCAGGTGATTTAAACGATGGCAATCAGCAACAGCAATGGGGTTGTTATGGCAGTGGTAATCAGTTGTTTTTGTTTGAAAGTCGTGCTGGTGGATACTGGGGGTTGCGTAATCAGGTAAGTGGTAAATGTATAGACAAAACAAATTCAACAGCAGATGGCGCAATTGTTACTCAATGGGCATGTAGCACTAGCAACGATAACCAAAGCTTTGAGTTAATTGATTTAGGCGCTGGATTTTTCCAACTTAAAAATAAACATAGTGAGAAGTGTTTAGATTTAGTTGGGGGTATTAATGGAACCGCTAACGGGACCAAAATTAGGCAAGCGACGTGCTCGAATAGCCTGTCGCAAAAGCTCAGTTTTTAATCCCTAATATATTTAATCAGACTGAATAAATCTTCAGTCTGATTATTTCAAATAATCTTATGCGTTTATTCAAAAGCATCATCTTAAGATTTAATTTTTTAATGGGTGATACAAAGTTTATTACTAGAGCAGCACCTGACATAGTGTGTAATGATCCTTAGTGTTTTTGGCAATGGCCGTAAACGAATAATTTGTGGTTTATAATATAACGTTGTTTTTATTTGTGTTGGATCAAACAATATAACAGATTGGAGCTTCTTGTTGGCATTTTTTAAGTTTTCGATTTTTAACTGTTCAGCAAAACAATCTACTTCGTCTATCATTTCAATTGTTAGGTCGTAATTGCCTACAACAAGATGATGAAAATAAAAGGTGCTATACAATGGGAAATTTAGGGTTTGTGTTTGGAATAATAGGTATGTCGCTTGGGATATCCGGCTTTGTATTTTCTATAATATCAATGAATAAAGTAACTAAGCTTGAGGAAAAATTAGAAACGTTAAATGTTATAAATTAGCTTTTGCTCATTTCACGGTATGATTTAGGTAGTAAAAAAATGCGCTATTTTAAGATGGATAGCGCACCTATTTAAAAATTACTTTAATGTAAACAGTTACTTCAATTTAATGAGCGAATCAGCGTTTAAATCAGTAATCTTTTTTGCACCTGTCAGTGTCATCGCAACTCGTAATTCTTTTTCATATAAATCAATTAGGTTTTCAACGCCTGCCTGACCTTTTGCCGCTAAGGCATAAATAAATGAGCGACCTAACATAGTACAATCTGCGCCGAGTGCTAACATTCTGGCGACGTCTAAACCGGTTCTAATACCGGAATCGACCAATATTTTAATATCGCCTTTTACGGCATCGGCAATCATAGGTAGTGCTTTTGCTGATGATAAAACGCCATCTAATTGTCGGCCCCCATGGTTAGAAACCACAATACCGTCCGCGCCAAAACTAACCGCATCTTTAGCATCATCGGCATCTAAAATGCCTTTAATGATCATAGGGCCGTCCCAAAAATCACGGATCCACTCTAAGTCTTTCCAAGAAATAGAGGGGTCAAAATTATCGCCTAACCAACCAATGTAATCATTTAATTTGGTTGGATTACCGCGATAAGTTGAAATATTACCTAGGTCATGTGGCTTACCTAATAAACCCACATCAAGTGCCCATTGCGGATGTGTCATTGCTTGTAAAACACGTCTAAATGCGGCGTTTGGGCCGCTCATACCTGAATGCATATCGCGATAACGTGCACCTGGAACTGGCATATCAACAGTAAAAACTAAGGTTTTTACGCCTGCGGCTTTGGCACGTTCAAGTACGTTTTTCATAAAACCGCGATCTTTTAATACATACAACTGAAACCACATTGGGCGATCAATTGCGGGCGCGACTTCTTCAATTGGGCAAACAGATACGGTCGACATAGTAAAAGGAATACCTTTGTTGTCGGCCGCTTTAGCGGCTTGTACTTCACCGCGGCGTGCGTACATACCCGTTAAGCCAACGGGTGCTAAAATAAGCGGTAAATTGAGTTTTTCGTTAAATAAATCGCAGCTTAAATCAAGCTCCGACATATTATTTAATACCCGTTGTTTTAAAGCAATGTCGGCTAAATCTTCGGTATTGCGTTTTAGGGTATGTTCGCCATAAGAGCCGCCATCAATATAGTGAAATAAAAATGGGGGTAATTTTGCTTTTGCTGCTTTGCGGTAATCGGTTGAGGCTGAAATGATCACAGTTTAAGTCCTATTATTTACATATTAGCCTTGGCTGGCGTGAGTTATATGTTGCAAGTTAGCAGGGTGCCAAGGTTATTATTTGCGTTTATTTATTTGATGTGCTCAATTTATCGCTTTCTTTTTTATCAATAAACGGAAATAATGAAAAACACTATTTCCATAAATGACATAATAGTTAAAGATGATGCAAGCAGATGACTTAATTTTGTTTTCACAAGTGATTGAACTCGGTAGTTTCAGCAAAGCAGCAGAGGCCAATAATTTAACTAATTCAGTGGTGAGTAAACGAATTGCCCGGTTAGAAGCTGAGTTGGGTGTGCAGTTATTATATCGAACCACGCGTAAATTAACGGTCACTGAAGCGGGTAATTTATTGGCTGTGGGGGCTAAAAATGTTGAGCAAGCCAAAGCCGATGCCCTAGCTAAAGTATCTGGCTTAGGTGATGCAATTAGCGGGCATATCAAAATGTCGGTGCCGACCATTTCTGGTGATTTGCTATTGGCTGATGCAGTGGCTGAATTTTGTAATTTGCATCCGGGTTTAAGCGTAGATATGTCGTTGGATAATAAATTTGTTGATTTAATTAGTGGTGGATACGACTTAATTATTCGTACTGGTTATTTAGATGATTCTAGTTTAATTGCCCGTCATATTATTGATTCACAATGGGTCGTGTGCGCTTCACCAGATTATCTTAAACGCCATGGTCAACCTAAGCAGCCAAACGAGTTAAAGCAACATAATTGTTTAAAATATGCTTATCAGGCTTCGGGCGGTAATGAATGGGAGTTTAAATCGGCCAGTGGACATTATTTTGTTAAGGTGAATGGCTCATTCTCAACTAATAATGCAACGGCTTTACGTAAAGCTGTATTGGGTGGCCATGGCATAGTGTATGTACCTAGGTGTTTAATTTATGAAGACATCTGCAAAGGCGATTTAATTGATGTTTTTCCTAAGCTTGTAGGAAAAAAACTCGGCGTATATGCGGTGTACCCTTATACCAAACATCCGCCTAAAAAAATAAAAATGCTCATTGAGCATATTAAGCAGCGATATTTAGCCATATCTGAATATTTTATAGAGCCCACAAGCTGATAATGCATAAGAGCAGAAGCCAGTAAAGCTTAGCTATGTTATAGGGTATGTGGGGTAAGCACTACGTCACGTCGCTCCATTTTATCCCATTCCAGCTAATAAGCTGCGTATTACATTGATTATTTCCAGATTAAAACGACGGCTGTTAACCGCCGAATTTTTGTTTGCTATCGCTTGGTCAATCTAAACTCGTCGCTACCCGCTTATAATAAAAAAGACTCAATATTTTTAGCCACTAAATTAAGTACTTTTTGCTGGGCTTGCTGGCTGGCCCAAGCGATATGTGCGGTTATTTTTAAATTATCTGGTTGTGGGTTTAATAAAATATGATCAGGTGCTGGTGGCTCTTGGTCAAGCACATCCAGTATAGCTGCGCTGATTTCATGGTTATTTAAAGCCGACAATAAGGCATTGTTATCAATAATGCCACCTCTGGCGGTGTTAATTAGCACGCTGTGATTTTGCATCTGTTTAAAGGCTTGGGTTGAAAATAAATTTTCTGTGTCTTCAGTTAGAGGGCAATGTAGCGAGACGATATCAGCGTTTTGCAGCATGGTTTCAAAGCTGACTCTGTCTGCTCGTATATTGTTTGCGTTTGGCCGTTCAGCAACCAGCACTTTCATATCAAAAGCACGGGCAATACTCGCTACTTTTTGGCCTATATCACCATACCCTAAAATACCTATGGTTTTACCGGCCAGCTCATCAAAATAATCACTGTGCAGACAAAAAGTATTGCCTTGCTGCCATTGACCGGATTTTACTTTTTGATTATTAATACTGATTTGACCAAAATGCTCTAGCAGCTGTGAAAACACATATTGGCTAACAGAGTGGGTTGAGTAGCCGGCTACGTTTAGCACTTTTATATTCGCTTTTTCCGCGGCGGTAATATCAATATTGTTGGTGCCAGTTGCGGCAACACAAATCAGCTTTAAATTAGGTAGTTGGGCGATAATTGCTTGTGTGATGAGCACTTTATTCGTGACGATGATATCTGCGTTTTGACAACGCGTAACAATTTCGTCCGGCGGAGTATGTGAATAAGCAACAAAATGTTCAACGCTTTTTTCAATCGCGGAAAATGAAACACTGGGTATAAAGGTATTTTGATCTAAAAAAACGGCTTGCATATGACCTCGCTGCTTATGCTTCTTTTAAAAATTGATTTGCCTAAAAATTGTGAGCTTAAATTAATGTTGAAAACTGGGTTATTCTCCGGCAAATGGGTAGCTAACGCCCAATTGAGCACGGATTTCATCCATAATATGTAATTGTTGCACTGTTTGTTGCTCAGAAACAAGCGGGCTTTGTATCAATCCTTGCTTAATACAACGTTCCGCTTCTGCTATTTCATATTCAAAACCATTAATGGCTAATGGTTCGTTAAATACTTTAATCGGTGTTTCGTTATCTTGCTGATACAAGCTGGCGTTGTTGCTACCCCAAAACATATTATCTATTTTAATTTGTCCCTCAGTGCCATAAATCCATAAACAGTTTTCAGTTTTAGTGTGAAAATTACAACAAAACTGCGCATATTTTTTAATTGTGCCTTGTTGGTATTGCATATTAACCATGGTTAACTCATCAACCCCAGATTGGCCAATATTGCCCATTGCTTGAATGCTTGGGCTAATTAAAGTTTGTTTGGTTTGGTCCGTGCTCAATGACTGATTAATAAACCAATCTGCGGTTGCTACATTGTATATACCCATATCAAGCAAAACGCCGCCCGCTAGAGATTTATTTAACCATCTTTCATTGCTGTCGGCTGGCATTGGAAAGCCAAAAGTTGACTGCACATATTTTAGTTCACCAATATCACCTTGCACTATCCATTCTTGGACCGCTTGGTACACAGGCAAAAATAAAGTCCACATAGCCTCCATTAAAAATACGTTTTTTGTTTTGGCTAGTTCAAAGAGCGCTTTAGCTTGAGTTTGATTAATCGTCAGTGGCTTTTCGCATAGCACCGATTTTTTGGCCATTAAACATTGTTTAATTTGTTCAAAATGAAATCTGTGTGGGGTGGCAATGTAAATGGCGTCTATATCGTCGTCATTTAGTAGTGTTTGGTAATCAGTATAGGTTTTAGCAATGTTGTGCTCTTTAGCAAAGGCTTGCGCTCGGTTTAAATCTCGGCTGGCGACTGCGTGTAATGTGCCAACAAAATCTGCTTGGGTGGCTTTGGCAAATTGCGCTGCTATTCTACCTGGGCCAATTAATCCCCATTTGAATGTATTTTTATCTGATGTCATTGTCGTCGATTTTCCAGTGATATTGTAAGTTTGAATATATCACTATTGAAAGTGAAGGTGCAAAATTTGCTGTTATTAAGGCATTAATCAATTTGCGTTAGGGTAAACTTGCAGCCTTGTCTGCGCAAATAACCTTGTAGCTTGTTATATGTTATAAATAGTTGCTAGGTGGGAGCAAATGCACAGATTTTTATGCTGGTGCTTCTAGTTTTAATATTTTTACTGTATTTAATTTAGTCTGCGTTTATCTATCATTTTGTTTTGATATTCGTCTATCAAATTTATTTCAGATCTGACATTGAGATACAAACTGACTTTACTTATTTTTAGGAGCGTGCGATGAAAACAAGCATTATTGGCTTATCGCTGATGTTTTTATCATTGCCAACATGGGCTTTTTCGGTGGTGATTAGCCAAGATGAATTGCAGGCTAAAGTGGCTGAGTTAATGCCGTTAGAAAAACGAAATTTTTTAATATCATTGGTTTTTTCCAAGCCACAAGTTGATTTGGCGGTTGGTAATAATCAAATTGGTATTTCGTGTCAGTTAGATGCGCTTGCGTTAGGTACATTAGAAGGTTCGGGTTCAACTAAAATTGTTGGTGATTTAAGTTACCACGCTGAGACAGGTGAATTTTTCTTTAAAAATTTAAAAATTAGCACCTTAAAAATTAAAAATTTGCCTGAAGAGTATTTACCTCAAGTCACCCAAGCCATTGAAACTATGCTGCAAAATGCGTTGGCAACTTATCCAGTTTATCGGCTTGACGAAAATGATGCCAAACAACAGCTTGCTAAATCTATGATTCAGTCAATTGAAATTAAAAATCAATTATTGGTGATTGAATTAGGGGGTATTTAGCCCCTCATTTATAGCTTAACGCTATTGGCAATAGTCGTTGCTTTTTTAACTAATCCAGCATAAATCACAGCCAAAGCTAAATCCGTTTTTATAAAAGTAAATAAAACATCATTTAAACCACGACTTAACCAGCTGATTTACTTATAATTCGCACAATTAAGAAATAATAATTTGTTGCAGTAGGCTGGTGGTATGTTGAAAAAAGTTTTATTTGTGGTGTCGATTTTAATTTTACCAGCTTGCGCTATGCTCGGTTTTGGTTATTACGATCAAATGTTTGGTGAAGCTAAAGTACAAAACAGAATGGTGGCGCCAGATAGCTTAGAAGGACAAGCTTTTTTAAATGATGTAAAGCCTATTGTCGAGCAGCGTTGCGTGGTTTGCCATGGTTGCTACGATGCACCTTGCCAACTTAAAATGTCTTCTCCTGCCGGTATTGACCGCGGCATTAACCAGCAAAAAGTGTACAATGGTACACGATTATTAGCGAGCGAACCCAGCCGCTTATTTATTGATGCACATAGCACTCAAGCTTGGCG
Coding sequences within it:
- a CDS encoding DUF1439 domain-containing protein, which produces MKTSIIGLSLMFLSLPTWAFSVVISQDELQAKVAELMPLEKRNFLISLVFSKPQVDLAVGNNQIGISCQLDALALGTLEGSGSTKIVGDLSYHAETGEFFFKNLKISTLKIKNLPEEYLPQVTQAIETMLQNALATYPVYRLDENDAKQQLAKSMIQSIEIKNQLLVIELGGI
- a CDS encoding D-2-hydroxyacid dehydrogenase, with the translated sequence MQAVFLDQNTFIPSVSFSAIEKSVEHFVAYSHTPPDEIVTRCQNADIIVTNKVLITQAIIAQLPNLKLICVAATGTNNIDITAAEKANIKVLNVAGYSTHSVSQYVFSQLLEHFGQISINNQKVKSGQWQQGNTFCLHSDYFDELAGKTIGILGYGDIGQKVASIARAFDMKVLVAERPNANNIRADRVSFETMLQNADIVSLHCPLTEDTENLFSTQAFKQMQNHSVLINTARGGIIDNNALLSALNNHEISAAILDVLDQEPPAPDHILLNPQPDNLKITAHIAWASQQAQQKVLNLVAKNIESFLL
- a CDS encoding RICIN domain-containing protein: MKTTLARTHVKLGITIAMSLLASQLAYAATQATIDLKTQKFIGGISDLDRGKYFNIHMTPLENKVTQAELNYLVNDLNVGFGRQFWSPFSVHSGDAPYPSAASAQSAGSNNISSIKNHASYPYYSKNMIVTEHPNKIFVFNEDPNLGAEWAANYFKHYFDNQTRPKFYEPINEPFVHAGEFNSDQAAVRTQMTELFKAIGQKFDQQNIDTKVIGYSSAWPSMELWDFGHFNGRMKMFMDEAGPYIDSFSVHPYDGINVTGASNERSGSNLESILDLLETYSYVKWDTVKPVTISEYGGIEEGYGNTYSDIRSAQSLASQNKMLMQLLNRQDRLLTSIPFNTGKAAWHYNAANNWNPYGAAVLRPDPNSIVNGEPTNFFWTKRVDFYRLWSNVKGKRVKVESNNPDIQLNAFVDGNKAYVAINTLADYWETVNLDFANSLGNITNVRKKRLVVRKNAAPIYQDVSASLPTSYSMEPGETIIFELTFSNNIAFDNTYNTAHYYAPQHLVAINANQSNSFTFNGVNVAAGQSVLRLSMGRVHGKSFQPTVTVNGSPVQINLNWAGGSQSSRDEFFGVIEVPVDNSLLQANNTVNITFPDAGGRIASVVLQVNNDSEVGSAGIQPPSTYTTVTFNSSGKCLDNTAGDLNDGNQQQQWGCYGSGNQLFLFESRAGGYWGLRNQVSGKCIDKTNSTADGAIVTQWACSTSNDNQSFELIDLGAGFFQLKNKHSEKCLDLVGGINGTANGTKIRQATCSNSLSQKLSF
- the lldD gene encoding FMN-dependent L-lactate dehydrogenase LldD encodes the protein MIISASTDYRKAAKAKLPPFLFHYIDGGSYGEHTLKRNTEDLADIALKQRVLNNMSELDLSCDLFNEKLNLPLILAPVGLTGMYARRGEVQAAKAADNKGIPFTMSTVSVCPIEEVAPAIDRPMWFQLYVLKDRGFMKNVLERAKAAGVKTLVFTVDMPVPGARYRDMHSGMSGPNAAFRRVLQAMTHPQWALDVGLLGKPHDLGNISTYRGNPTKLNDYIGWLGDNFDPSISWKDLEWIRDFWDGPMIIKGILDADDAKDAVSFGADGIVVSNHGGRQLDGVLSSAKALPMIADAVKGDIKILVDSGIRTGLDVARMLALGADCTMLGRSFIYALAAKGQAGVENLIDLYEKELRVAMTLTGAKKITDLNADSLIKLK
- a CDS encoding Gfo/Idh/MocA family protein; protein product: MTSDKNTFKWGLIGPGRIAAQFAKATQADFVGTLHAVASRDLNRAQAFAKEHNIAKTYTDYQTLLNDDDIDAIYIATPHRFHFEQIKQCLMAKKSVLCEKPLTINQTQAKALFELAKTKNVFLMEAMWTLFLPVYQAVQEWIVQGDIGELKYVQSTFGFPMPADSNERWLNKSLAGGVLLDMGIYNVATADWFINQSLSTDQTKQTLISPSIQAMGNIGQSGVDELTMVNMQYQQGTIKKYAQFCCNFHTKTENCLWIYGTEGQIKIDNMFWGSNNASLYQQDNETPIKVFNEPLAINGFEYEIAEAERCIKQGLIQSPLVSEQQTVQQLHIMDEIRAQLGVSYPFAGE
- a CDS encoding LysR family transcriptional regulator, which translates into the protein MQADDLILFSQVIELGSFSKAAEANNLTNSVVSKRIARLEAELGVQLLYRTTRKLTVTEAGNLLAVGAKNVEQAKADALAKVSGLGDAISGHIKMSVPTISGDLLLADAVAEFCNLHPGLSVDMSLDNKFVDLISGGYDLIIRTGYLDDSSLIARHIIDSQWVVCASPDYLKRHGQPKQPNELKQHNCLKYAYQASGGNEWEFKSASGHYFVKVNGSFSTNNATALRKAVLGGHGIVYVPRCLIYEDICKGDLIDVFPKLVGKKLGVYAVYPYTKHPPKKIKMLIEHIKQRYLAISEYFIEPTS